The proteins below come from a single Microtus ochrogaster isolate Prairie Vole_2 chromosome 8, MicOch1.0, whole genome shotgun sequence genomic window:
- the Rps6ka4 gene encoding ribosomal protein S6 kinase alpha-4, producing the protein MGDEDEDEGCAVELQITEANLTGHEEKVSVENFALLKVLGTGAYGKVFLVRKAGGHDAGKLYAMKVLRKAALVQRAKTQEHTRTERSVLELVRQAPFLVTLHYAFQTDAKLHLILDYVSGGEMFTHLYQRQYFKEAEVRVYGGEIVLALEHLHKLGIIYRDLKLENVLLDSEGHIVLTDFGLSKEFLTEEKERTFSFCGTIEYMAPEIIRSKAGHGKAVDWWSLGILLFELLTGASPFTLEGEKNTQAEVSRRILKCSPPFPLRIGPVAQDLLQRLLCKDPKKRLGAGPQGAQEVKSHPFFQGLDWAALAARKIPAPFRPQIRSELDVGNFAEEFTRLEPVYSPAGSPPPGDSRIFQGYSFVAPSILFDHNNAVMTDVLEAPGAGHRPGRAAVARSAMMQDSPFFQQYELDLREPALGQGSFSVCRRCRQRQSGQEFAVKILSRRLEENTQREVAALSLCQSHPNVVNLHEVLHDQLHTYLVLELLRGGELLERIRKKRLFSESEASQILRSLVSAVSFMHEEAGVVHRDLKPENILYADDTPEAPVKIIDFGFARLRPQSPAGPMQTPCFTLQYAAPELLAQQGYDESCDLWSLGVILYMMLSGQVPFQGSSGQGGQSQAAEIMCKIREGRFSLDGEAWQGVSEEAKELVRGLLTVDPAKRLKLEGLRSSSWLQDGSARSSPPLRTPDVLESSGPAVRSGLNATFMAFNRGKREGFFLKSVENAPLAKRRKQKLRSAAASRRVSPVPASSGRLPAPATKGTPRRANGPLSPS; encoded by the exons ATGGGAGACGAAGATGAGGACGAGGGCTGTGCCGTGGAGTTGCAGATCACCGAAG CCAATCTGACTGGGCATGAGGAGAAGGTGAGCGTGGAGAACTTCGCGCTGCTCAAGGTGCTGGGCACGGGAG CCTATGGGAAGGTGTTCCTGGTGCGGAAGGCGGGTGGGCACGATGCGGGCAAGCTCTATGCCATGAAGGTGCTTCGCAAGGCGGCGTTGGTGCAGCGTGCCAAGACACAGGAGCATACCCGCACCGAACGCTCGGTGCTGGAGCTGGTGCGCCAGGCACCCTTCCTGGTTACACTGCACTACGCCTTCCAGACGGATGCCAAGCTGCACCTCATCCTGG ACTATGTGAGCGGTGGAGAAATGTTCACTCACCTCTACCAGCGCCAGTACTTCAAGGAGGCTGAGGTGCGAGTGTACGGGGGTGAGATTGTGCTGGCCCTGGAACACCTGCACAAG CTGGGCATCATCTACCGTGACCTGAAGCTAGAGAATGTCCTGCTTGACTCAGAAGGTCACATCGTCCTCACAGACTTTGGGCTGAGCAAGGAGTTTCTGACAGAGGAG AAAGAGCGGACCTTCTCCTTTTGTGGCACAATCGAGTACATGGCCCCTGAAATCATCCGAAGCAAGGCTGGACATGGCAAG GCTGTGGACTGGTGGAGCCTGGGTATCCTGCTCTTCGAGCTGCTGACAGGGGCCTCGCCCTTCAcactggagggagagaagaacacTCAGGCCGAGGTGTCTCG ACGGATCTTGAagtgctcccctcccttccccctccggATCGGGCCTGTGGCACAGGACCTGCTACAGAGGCTGCTGTGTAAAGACCCTAAGAAGAGGTTGGGCGCGGGTCCCCAGGGTGCACAGGAAGTCAAGAGCCACCCCTTTTTCCAG GGTCTGGATTGGGCTGCTTTGGCTGCCAGGAAGATCCCAGCCCCGTTCCGGCCCCAGATTCGCTCAGAGCTGGACGTGGGTAATTTTGCAGAGGAATTCACTCGGCTGGAGCCTGTCTACTCCCCTGCTGGCAGCCCTCCACCTGGGGACTCTAGGATCTTTCAG GGATACTCCTTTGTGGCCCCGTCCATCCTCTTCGACCACAACAATGCAGTGATGACAGATGTGCTGGAGGCACCTGGTGCTGGACACAGGCCTGGCAGGGCAGCAGTTGCCAGGAGTGCCATGATGCAG GACTCGCCCTTCTTCCAGCAGTATGAGCTGGACCTTCGGGAGCCTGCTTTGGGTCAGGGGAGCTTCTCTGTGTGTCGGCGATGTCGCCAGCGACAGAGCGGCCAGGAATTCGCTGTCAAGATCCTCAGCCGCAG GCTGGAGGAGAACACACAGCGTGAGGTGGCTGCCCTTAGCCTGTGCCAGTCACACCCTAACGTGGTGAATTTGCATGAGGTGCTTCATGACCAG TTGCACACGTACCTGGTCCTGGAGTTGCTGCGGGGAGGGGAGCTGCTGGAGCGCATCCGAAAGAAGCGGCTCTTCAGCGAATCGGAGGCCAGCCAGATCCTGCGCAGCCTGGTGTCAGCCGTGAGCTTTATGCACGAGGAGGCGGGCGTGGTGCATCGCGACCTCAAGCCGGAG AACATCTTGTATGCAGATGACACACCCGAGGCTCCCGTAAAGATCATCGACTTTGGGTTCGCGCGACTGCGGCCTCAGAGCCCGGCGGGACCCATGCAGACGCCTTGCTTCACGCTACAGTATGCAGCCCCAGAGCTACTGGCACAGCAGGGCTACGATGAGTCGTGTGATCTTTGGAGCCTGGGTGTCATTTTG TACATGATGCTGTCAGGACAGGTTCCCTTCCAAGGGTCCTCTGGCCAGGGcgggcagagccaggcagctgAGATCATGTGCAAGATCCGTGAAGGGCGCTTCTCACTGGACGGAGAAGCCTGGCAGGGTGTGTCAGAGGAAGCCAAGGAGCTGGTCCGAG GGCTACTGACAGTGGACCCCGCCAAGCGACTGAAGCTGGAAGGGCTGCGAAGCAGTTCATGGCTTCAGGACGGCAGTGCGCGCTCTTCTCCTCCGCTTCGGACGCCCGATGTGCTGGAGTCCTCCGGGCCTGCAGTGCGCTCTGGGCTCAACGCCACTTTCATG GCATTCAACCGAGGTAAGCGCGAGGGCTTCTTTCTGAAAAGCGTGGAGAATGCGCCTCTGGCCAAGAGACGCAAGCAGAAGCTTCGGAGCGCAGCTGCCTCCCGCCGCGTCTCCCCAGTGCCTGCCTCCTCGGGTCGCCTACCAGCCCCAGCCACCAAGGGGACACCCCGCCGAGCCAACGGGCCCTTGTCCCCCTCCTAG